The following proteins come from a genomic window of Sardina pilchardus chromosome 1, fSarPil1.1, whole genome shotgun sequence:
- the LOC134083734 gene encoding NACHT, LRR and PYD domains-containing protein 3-like isoform X2, whose amino-acid sequence MSSCEEEDREPVGPILQKRSSSPVPSCVSMKSDRSMDQPGKFAEGGVPAGQSLLQPKRSPSPVPSCVSMKSDQSMSPPLNFEGGGVRAGQSPILQKRSHSRVLSSVSMKSDRSMDQPGKFAKGGVPAGQSPILQKRSSSPVPSCVSMKSDQSMDQPEKFAEGGVPAGQSLLQPKRSPSPVPSCVSMKSDRSMDQPGKFAEGGVPAGQSPILQKRSPSPVPSCGSMKSDRSMSPPLNFAGGAVPAGQRYQLDLINMQQIHKSHLLKKFRSLIEGIPQQGDTRLLHEIYTELYITEGGEGEVNDEHEVRQIERASWREAAQGIKCSDIFKPLSDKDKPIRTVLTKGVAGIGKTVSVQKFIVDWAEGTANQDVHFIFPLPFRELNLMKEKKLSLMDLIQHFFPEIKDPRVFTSSAHRVMFILDGLDECRLPLDFCSNPTCCDVTAPASVDVLLTNLIKGNLLPSALLWITTRPAAANQMPRKCMDQMTEIRGFNNPQKEEYFRKRISDENLASRTITHLRSSRSLYIMCHIPVFCWISASVVESTSKESESVEMPRTLTQMYIRFLIIQTNIKNVKYVERKETDEDVIFKLGTLAFQQLEKGNLIFYEEDLRECGIDVTEASVYSSVCTQIFREESWLYQGKVFSFVHLSIQEFLAALYVFLCFSNRQRNMADQQQTSQLSALFRATTLYGLHKTAVDLALQSKNGHLDLFLRFLLGLSLASNQNLLKHLLPQSSSQSDAGQAVQYIKQNIRKQSESDRRINLFYCLNELNHHAVVENIGWRSETLRVDMLLPGQWTTKRFKFKMAKAQLAVFDLQKYIQTPEKDQTELLSPDEVLQRLVPVVTICTSAMLEKCDLSEKSCSYLASALTAHSPSLRVLDLRENKLLDSGVELLCSALCHQNCKLEELKLEKCDLTKKSCSYLASALTAHSSRLRLLDLSWNELLDSGVDLLCSGLCHQNCKLEELQLWSCNLTDKSCSFLASALTTHSSHTPSLRLLDLRKNELTKPAVEQLSALVKDPHCKLEKLKTNWGTVDVQSI is encoded by the exons ATGAGTTCCTGTGAAGAAGAGGACCGTGAGCCTGTGGG cCCCATCCTGCAGAAGAGATCATCATCTCCTGTACcgagctgtgtgtccatgaagagtgaccggtccatgGATCAACCAGGGAAATTTGCAGAAGGAGGTGTTCCTGCTGGTCAGAG cCTCCTTCAGCCGAAGAGATCACCATCTCCTGTACcgagctgtgtgtccatgaagagtgatcagTCCATGAGTCCTCCATTGAACTTTGAAGGAGGAGGTGTTCGTGCTGGTCAGAG cCCCATCCTGCAGAAGAGATCACACTCTCGTGTACTGAGcagtgtgtccatgaagagtgaccggtccatgGATCAACCAGGGAAATTTGCAAAAGGAGGTGTTCCTGCTGGTCAGAG CCCCATCCTGCAGAAGAGATCATCATCTCCTGTACcgagctgtgtgtccatgaagagtgaccagtccatGGATCAACCAGAGAAATTTGCAGAAGGAGGTGTTCCTGCTGGTCAGAG cCTCCTTCAGCCGAAGAGATCACCATCTCCTGTACcgagctgtgtgtccatgaagagtgaccggtccatgGACCAACCAGGGAAATTTGCAGAAGGAGGTGTTCCTGCTGGTCAGAG cCCCATCCTGCAGAAGAGATCACCATCTCCTGTACCGAGCTGTgggtccatgaagagtgaccggtccatgAGTCCTCCATTGAACTTTGCAGGAGGAGCTGTTCCTGCTGGTCAGAG ATACCAACTTGATCTAATTAATATGCAGCAGATCCACAAATCCCACCTGCTGAAGAAGTTTCGGTCTCTGATTGAGGGAATCCCACAGCAGGGAGACACCAGACTCCTCCatgagatctacacagagctctacatcacagaggggggagaaggagaggtcaatgatgaacatgaggtcagacagatagagagggcatCCTGGAGAGAAGCAGCGCAAGGCATCAAATGCAGTGACATATTTAAACCTTTATCTGACAAAGACAAACCCATCAGAACAGTGCTGACAAAGGGAgtggctggcattggaaaaacagtctctgTGCAGAAGTTCATTGTGGACTGGGCTGAAGGAACAGCTAATCAGGATGTCCACttcatatttcctcttcctttccgggagctgaacctgatgaaggagaagaaactTAGTCTGATGGATCTTATTCAGCACTTCTTCCCTGAAATCAAAGATCCAAGAGTCTTCACCAGTTCAGCACACAGAGTCATGTTCATCTTagatggtctggatgagtgtcGACTTCCTCTAGATTTCTGCTCCAACCCGACCTGTTGTGATGTGACAGCACCAGCCTCAGTGGACGTGCTGCTGACAAACCTCATCAAGGGGAATCTGCttccttctgctctcctctggatcaccacccgaccagcagcagccaatcagatgccTCGTAAGTGTATGGACCAGATGACAGAAATAAGGGGATTCAACAACCCACAGAAagaggagtacttcaggaagagaatcagtgATGAGAACCTGGCCAGCAGAACCATCACACACTTGAGGTCATCCAGGAGtctctacatcatgtgccacattccagtcttctgctgGATTTCAGCCTCTGTTGTAGAGAGCACATCAAAAGAATCAGAGAGTGTAGAAATGCCAAGGACTCTGACTCAAATGTACATACGCTTTCTCATCATCCAGACAAATataaaaaatgtcaaatatgtagagagaaaagagacagatgaagacgtgattttcaaactggggacactggctttccaacagctggagaaaggcaatctgatcttctatgaggaagacctgagagagtgtggaatcgatgtcacagaagcatcagtgtattcaagtgtgtgtactcagatcttcagagaggagtcTTGGCTGTACCAGGGTAAAGTGttcagctttgtgcatctgagcatccaggagtttcttgcaGCTCTCTATGTGTTCCTCTGCTTCAGCAATAGACAGAGAAACATGGCTGACCAACAGCAAAcctctcagctctctgctctgttcagagCTACAACACTTTATGGCCTACACAAGACTGCAGTGGACCTTGCCCTACAGAGTAAGAATGGACACctggaccttttcctccgcttccttCTGGGCCTCTCACTGGCGTCCAATCAGAATCTCTTAAAGCACCTACTGCCAcagagcagcagccaatcagatgcaGGACAAGCAGTGCAGTATATCAAACAAAACATAAGAAAACAGAGTGAGTCAGACAGAAGGATCAACCTGTTCTACTGTCTGAACGAACTCAATCACCATGCTGTGGTGGAGAATATTGGCTGGAGATCAGAGACTCTGCGTGTAGACATGCTCTTACCAGGACAATGGACGACAAAGAGATTTAAGTTTAAGATGGCAAAGGCGCAGCTGGCTGTGTTTGACCTACAGAAGTACATACAGACTCCAGAGAAAGATCAGACTGAACTCCTCAGTCCAGATGAAGTTCTTCAGAGGCTGGTGCCAGTGGTCACGATATGTACATCAGCCAT GCTGGAGAAGTGTGATCTGTCTGagaagagctgttcctatctggcctctgccctgACCGCACACTCCCCAAGTCTCAGAGTGCTGGACCTGAGGGAGaataagctgctggactcaggagtggaacttttatgttctgcactTTGTCATcagaactgcaaactggaggaactgaA ACTCGAGAAGTGTGATCTGACTAagaagagctgttcctatctggcctctgccctgACCGCACACTCCTCACGTCTCAGACTGCTGGACCTGAGTTGGAAtgagctgctggactcaggagtggaccTTCTATGTTCTGGACTTTGTCAtcaaaactgcaaactggaggagcTACA GTTATGGAGCTGTAATCTGACTGATAAGAGCTGTTCCTTTCTGGCCTCTGCCctgaccacacactcctcacacactccaaGTCTCAGACTGCTTGACCTGcggaaaaatgagctgactaaACCAGCTGTAGAGCAGCTCTCTGCTCTAGTGAAGGACCcacactgtaaactggagaaactaaa AACTAATTGGGGAACAGTTGATGTGCAGAGCATCTAG
- the LOC134083734 gene encoding NACHT, LRR and PYD domains-containing protein 3-like isoform X1, with amino-acid sequence MSSCEEEEHDCEPVGPILQKRSSSPVPSCVSMKSDRSMDQPGKFAEGGVPAGQSLLQPKRSPSPVPSCVSMKSDQSMSPPLNFEGGGVRAGQSPILQKRSHSRVLSSVSMKSDRSMDQPGKFAKGGVPAGQSPILQKRSSSPVPSCVSMKSDQSMDQPEKFAEGGVPAGQSLLQPKRSPSPVPSCVSMKSDRSMDQPGKFAEGGVPAGQSPILQKRSPSPVPSCGSMKSDRSMSPPLNFAGGAVPAGQRYQLDLINMQQIHKSHLLKKFRSLIEGIPQQGDTRLLHEIYTELYITEGGEGEVNDEHEVRQIERASWREAAQGIKCSDIFKPLSDKDKPIRTVLTKGVAGIGKTVSVQKFIVDWAEGTANQDVHFIFPLPFRELNLMKEKKLSLMDLIQHFFPEIKDPRVFTSSAHRVMFILDGLDECRLPLDFCSNPTCCDVTAPASVDVLLTNLIKGNLLPSALLWITTRPAAANQMPRKCMDQMTEIRGFNNPQKEEYFRKRISDENLASRTITHLRSSRSLYIMCHIPVFCWISASVVESTSKESESVEMPRTLTQMYIRFLIIQTNIKNVKYVERKETDEDVIFKLGTLAFQQLEKGNLIFYEEDLRECGIDVTEASVYSSVCTQIFREESWLYQGKVFSFVHLSIQEFLAALYVFLCFSNRQRNMADQQQTSQLSALFRATTLYGLHKTAVDLALQSKNGHLDLFLRFLLGLSLASNQNLLKHLLPQSSSQSDAGQAVQYIKQNIRKQSESDRRINLFYCLNELNHHAVVENIGWRSETLRVDMLLPGQWTTKRFKFKMAKAQLAVFDLQKYIQTPEKDQTELLSPDEVLQRLVPVVTICTSAMLEKCDLSEKSCSYLASALTAHSPSLRVLDLRENKLLDSGVELLCSALCHQNCKLEELKLEKCDLTKKSCSYLASALTAHSSRLRLLDLSWNELLDSGVDLLCSGLCHQNCKLEELQLWSCNLTDKSCSFLASALTTHSSHTPSLRLLDLRKNELTKPAVEQLSALVKDPHCKLEKLKTNWGTVDVQSI; translated from the exons cCCCATCCTGCAGAAGAGATCATCATCTCCTGTACcgagctgtgtgtccatgaagagtgaccggtccatgGATCAACCAGGGAAATTTGCAGAAGGAGGTGTTCCTGCTGGTCAGAG cCTCCTTCAGCCGAAGAGATCACCATCTCCTGTACcgagctgtgtgtccatgaagagtgatcagTCCATGAGTCCTCCATTGAACTTTGAAGGAGGAGGTGTTCGTGCTGGTCAGAG cCCCATCCTGCAGAAGAGATCACACTCTCGTGTACTGAGcagtgtgtccatgaagagtgaccggtccatgGATCAACCAGGGAAATTTGCAAAAGGAGGTGTTCCTGCTGGTCAGAG CCCCATCCTGCAGAAGAGATCATCATCTCCTGTACcgagctgtgtgtccatgaagagtgaccagtccatGGATCAACCAGAGAAATTTGCAGAAGGAGGTGTTCCTGCTGGTCAGAG cCTCCTTCAGCCGAAGAGATCACCATCTCCTGTACcgagctgtgtgtccatgaagagtgaccggtccatgGACCAACCAGGGAAATTTGCAGAAGGAGGTGTTCCTGCTGGTCAGAG cCCCATCCTGCAGAAGAGATCACCATCTCCTGTACCGAGCTGTgggtccatgaagagtgaccggtccatgAGTCCTCCATTGAACTTTGCAGGAGGAGCTGTTCCTGCTGGTCAGAG ATACCAACTTGATCTAATTAATATGCAGCAGATCCACAAATCCCACCTGCTGAAGAAGTTTCGGTCTCTGATTGAGGGAATCCCACAGCAGGGAGACACCAGACTCCTCCatgagatctacacagagctctacatcacagaggggggagaaggagaggtcaatgatgaacatgaggtcagacagatagagagggcatCCTGGAGAGAAGCAGCGCAAGGCATCAAATGCAGTGACATATTTAAACCTTTATCTGACAAAGACAAACCCATCAGAACAGTGCTGACAAAGGGAgtggctggcattggaaaaacagtctctgTGCAGAAGTTCATTGTGGACTGGGCTGAAGGAACAGCTAATCAGGATGTCCACttcatatttcctcttcctttccgggagctgaacctgatgaaggagaagaaactTAGTCTGATGGATCTTATTCAGCACTTCTTCCCTGAAATCAAAGATCCAAGAGTCTTCACCAGTTCAGCACACAGAGTCATGTTCATCTTagatggtctggatgagtgtcGACTTCCTCTAGATTTCTGCTCCAACCCGACCTGTTGTGATGTGACAGCACCAGCCTCAGTGGACGTGCTGCTGACAAACCTCATCAAGGGGAATCTGCttccttctgctctcctctggatcaccacccgaccagcagcagccaatcagatgccTCGTAAGTGTATGGACCAGATGACAGAAATAAGGGGATTCAACAACCCACAGAAagaggagtacttcaggaagagaatcagtgATGAGAACCTGGCCAGCAGAACCATCACACACTTGAGGTCATCCAGGAGtctctacatcatgtgccacattccagtcttctgctgGATTTCAGCCTCTGTTGTAGAGAGCACATCAAAAGAATCAGAGAGTGTAGAAATGCCAAGGACTCTGACTCAAATGTACATACGCTTTCTCATCATCCAGACAAATataaaaaatgtcaaatatgtagagagaaaagagacagatgaagacgtgattttcaaactggggacactggctttccaacagctggagaaaggcaatctgatcttctatgaggaagacctgagagagtgtggaatcgatgtcacagaagcatcagtgtattcaagtgtgtgtactcagatcttcagagaggagtcTTGGCTGTACCAGGGTAAAGTGttcagctttgtgcatctgagcatccaggagtttcttgcaGCTCTCTATGTGTTCCTCTGCTTCAGCAATAGACAGAGAAACATGGCTGACCAACAGCAAAcctctcagctctctgctctgttcagagCTACAACACTTTATGGCCTACACAAGACTGCAGTGGACCTTGCCCTACAGAGTAAGAATGGACACctggaccttttcctccgcttccttCTGGGCCTCTCACTGGCGTCCAATCAGAATCTCTTAAAGCACCTACTGCCAcagagcagcagccaatcagatgcaGGACAAGCAGTGCAGTATATCAAACAAAACATAAGAAAACAGAGTGAGTCAGACAGAAGGATCAACCTGTTCTACTGTCTGAACGAACTCAATCACCATGCTGTGGTGGAGAATATTGGCTGGAGATCAGAGACTCTGCGTGTAGACATGCTCTTACCAGGACAATGGACGACAAAGAGATTTAAGTTTAAGATGGCAAAGGCGCAGCTGGCTGTGTTTGACCTACAGAAGTACATACAGACTCCAGAGAAAGATCAGACTGAACTCCTCAGTCCAGATGAAGTTCTTCAGAGGCTGGTGCCAGTGGTCACGATATGTACATCAGCCAT GCTGGAGAAGTGTGATCTGTCTGagaagagctgttcctatctggcctctgccctgACCGCACACTCCCCAAGTCTCAGAGTGCTGGACCTGAGGGAGaataagctgctggactcaggagtggaacttttatgttctgcactTTGTCATcagaactgcaaactggaggaactgaA ACTCGAGAAGTGTGATCTGACTAagaagagctgttcctatctggcctctgccctgACCGCACACTCCTCACGTCTCAGACTGCTGGACCTGAGTTGGAAtgagctgctggactcaggagtggaccTTCTATGTTCTGGACTTTGTCAtcaaaactgcaaactggaggagcTACA GTTATGGAGCTGTAATCTGACTGATAAGAGCTGTTCCTTTCTGGCCTCTGCCctgaccacacactcctcacacactccaaGTCTCAGACTGCTTGACCTGcggaaaaatgagctgactaaACCAGCTGTAGAGCAGCTCTCTGCTCTAGTGAAGGACCcacactgtaaactggagaaactaaa AACTAATTGGGGAACAGTTGATGTGCAGAGCATCTAG